A stretch of DNA from Cryptococcus neoformans var. grubii H99 chromosome 14, complete sequence:
ATACCTATCTCACCATGCCTCAgcaccatcttctcaatcaTCTCGAAGTGTGCTCGTGTGCATACAGTATCGGATTCAATGGAggtcatcatccatcctgCTCTTATATATCACAATGGAGGGAGCAGCAGAGAATGAGTGCTCAGATCTCCTGGAATCTTCAAAGCCTGGACCTTGGCCCAGAATGGCTGAGACGAACAGAACCCTTAACTTACGTAACATTACAACGACAAGGCACGCTGGAACCCACTGAGATTCGGACACCATGGCGGACCGTGGTCGCACGCCAAATACGTGCCCTGGCAACTGAGaggtcttttttttcctgcAAATTCGTCCAAAAACCTATCACGCTCGGCTTGCCGTGCCGCTCCTGGAAGAATGAGCTTCATTCTATGATTCTTCATTGCGATCTACAATCTATCTGCATTCCATCAACAGTCATTCACTGATTGGCTTGCGTAAGCACCTTAATTGGACTAATAATGTGTTCTAACGACCTATACTGCTGACTACTCCCCTATTACCGACCTCCCGGCTTGTTGTGGTAGCCGGCTGGTGTTCGATGATGAGCCCGATCGAATGTATCATCAACAATAGTATTCATGCACACCTCAATGTTACCCGACACGAGCAGCATCTATTTTCATCCCGCCGATCGATTTCACTCACTTCCATAACACCCCAAAAATCGATTTGTCCGGAACATATCCCAGATTAACTTTATGTTCTATTATTCTTGACTAATAAAGTGATCAATTATTGCGGGAACAGGTCCTGTTCAAAGCCATTTCTGACTCAgatttgaagaagtgggagaATGCAGGTGTGTTACATGCTGAGATGGGACTTAATTGGCGAGATGCGTAAGCGAAATCAAGTCTCAATTCCCTCGGTCGCTGCATCAACTTGTGGCAATGATTCTGATGAGCGGCAACGTATCGCCTTGTAGAGTTGGGTGATCGCCCGACATGGTCAACGCAAAACTATACAGAGTGATCGAATATGGGCCATGGAAGTCTTCGATGCTTAATTTGGGTGACAAGCAACTTAGTGATATGATGCACAATACAGGTAGGAGGATACGTTCGAGTATGGCAGAAAAATGCGTGACGCCAAGTGTGAAAACCTGAATCCCTTTACGTTCTCTCAAAAAGTAAAATACATGCAGTAGTTAGATGGAGAAAATAAACTTAATCGAACAACCTAATGACGTGACTCTATTCAtccctcgccctcttcctcctctcttcatccctgtCCTCGGCAGTCCTCTTACCACCCCTTCTGGCAGCATCCATAAATTGTTCCACACCGAACGGATCGGCGGATCCATCCAATGCCACGATGGTATCCTTCTCAAACTGGACCGGTCCTTCCCTCGCTTCGGCTCCTTCGGCACCTTCGAATCCTCTAGTCGCATTACCCAACTGGAACCTGTCTTTGGACATCTCCTCTTTGATACCTTCTTCTGTACCACCACCAAATGATTCGTCATTACGCGATGAGCCTGCAGGGCGGTagatggcggcggcggcagaTGATCCGGCAAAGAGGGGCTTGTCATAGAGATTGTAAGAGTCTTCAGAGGCAAAGCCTGTAGAGAGAGCTTCTCTGTTGAAAAGACGGGAGTCGAGCAGAGTCTCCTTGGAAGCAGAAGGTTTGGCAAGGCCAAGAGCAATCTTTTCCGAGATATCTCGGTTCGCTTCTCTGTATTGAGAAGCAGGTTAGCAATCACAATAAAATGAAAAAGACGAAACACTGACTTGGCAAGCATCTTGGCTCTCATTTCTGAACCCATATTggacatcctcatctccttctccctttccctcctcttctcttctctgacGATATTTCGCTCCCTGATcgcatcctcatcctcttcttcctcgtcgctctcttcttcagatcCGGATTCACTGCCGTAGCCACCCAGGTTGATACCAGTTTCTGCGGGTAGCCTGGAGCCAGAAGCAGCCGCAACAGATCCTGAAACTGAGGACGACAAGCCGGATCGATCTTCTCGCGCTCGCTGGGCCAATAACCgcaactcttcctccttgctAGTCTTTTGCTTCTGCGCAAGCAACTGTTGTAACTGCGCTCTCGCCctgacttcttctctgATATGTCTGTCAGCAATATACAATGACTCTGAGAACTTGGCAAAGTTGTCATTGATATGCACATCTTGCAGACCTCGGCCATCGGCTGCAAGACGCTTGTCGAGAGGAATGGTGTAACCCTTGTTGTTCTTCCAATTGGAGATACAAGGAGGAATCATCCAGTCCTTCTGGTCTTGGGCAGTAGCAGCACGAGGTGGAGATTGAAGAACAGGGGGGGGTGGCTCGGCGGGACCGCGGGGAATCTTCTTGTGCTTGAATCGTGGTGGCTCGAGGGGGTCTTCTTGAACTTCCGTCATCTTAATGATTCTCTGCTTTCCTTCGTCGGCACTTTGGTTGGCGGGGGTGTATCGAATGTAGGTGGCGTCGCTGTTGGTCTTGGGGACATGTTTAGGCTGCGCGGCCTTGATCTTGCCATGTGTAATACGTTCAAGAGCCAGTCGCGTTCGCTCAGCAGTTTCAGCAACAGAAAGATCGTCCGGTCGTTCCATTTGGCGCTCGGATTCAGTTACATCAGTACGGTTGGCCAAGGGGACCAAGTCTGGTCATCCATAAGTCAATCGCCTGTGAAAACTGATAGTGTAGCAACTCACCCTTGAAGCTGGATTGTACCCGAGACCCAGGCGCTCGCCCATGTTGCGCGATAGCATCATATCTCACCAATCCGTCCTGATCTACTTGCAAAGCCAAAGTTGATCCTTGCcctttgttcttctttcccataTCCAGCGGGTATTGAGCGACGTGGCACTATTGCAACATCAACTTTATCAGTGGCAATTCTTTATTATGAATTCACGACACTTTTATGAGACTCACCTCAGGATAAGCCCCACCACCGTTGAAATCTGCGGCAGTTTTAGGCTTCCATCCCTTTCTTTGACCATACTTGGGGAGCTGAGGGCCTGGAGTAGCGGGGAGGGGAGCAGGTGCTTCTTCGTATTCGGTAGTAGAGGTATGGAGGGGCGCGGGAAGAGCTCTGCAATTGATTTTTGCCCCTTTTAAGTAGCTATCCTGTGATCCATGGCCACGGAACTTACCTCGCTAAGGCAGCCATCTTGCAGATTGTAATTAGTTGAGAGCAGAAACTGAGATTATTACCATGGCTATGGATCATAACGCACCATTCAAGGGAGTTCAGCCTCTTCGGAGATAGCGGCGTTATGATCCGGTGGCGGTAtcactcttctctttctaCCCCTCTCTTTTCAGCAATATCGGAAAGTATACAGTATGCATATAGCGCATTATACGTAGACAAGGGTAAGCTGTTTTATAGTCTACATATAAGAGTGATATCTCATATCGTGGGAAGTCGTAAAAATCGTTAAAGCTCATATCTTTTCCCCAACATCCCTCCTTTTGGTCACTTCTCCAATTCTCCCTTTCACAGGCGCGGTCTTATTTCGTACAGATCCCGGCTTTTCTACAGGACTATTATCCAATATCCTTGAATTtccccctccaccagctGCTGGCGCTCTCCTCACTCCTGCAGGCGCTTTGACAGATTCGGGCGTCTctagcttcttcttgtgtACCTCTTTCCCTGGTGTCGCGCTGCCCAATTTGTCGATATCTACATCCCCATACTCTTTCCACACTTCGAAAAGAGCAGTGTCCATACTTGGCATAGTGGGGATCCCTTTGCGCTGGGGTGTGCGAGTACTGATCCGTGTGCGGGTACTCGTAGTAGTCCTCACGCTGGGGCTGGGACTTGGAGTACCCTTTGGTCGGATAATGGGTTTGACGCCAGTAGCCGAGGTAGCTCGTCCATTTATAGCAGTAGGCTTGGGAGTGAGTCGAAGCGTAGAGGTCGGGACAGGTTTACTCCCGACTGAGGCCGTTGTGCTCGGTTTGACAGTTGACTTGGCGACAGCACCAGGATTGGCTTTCAACGACGGCGTCAATGTCCCAGTACTAGTTTTTGGACCCAGACCCGACACCCTCGCCCGTCTAGCCGCTGTTGCCGCACTGATCCCTGCCCCTGCTCCCGTGTTACCAGATGCAGCAGAATTCATGTTGGCATTAGCAACGGTATTAGGAGGCGTAGACATTCTGCCTCTGTCAACACCGGCTTTCACCCTTGAGCTTTCAGGGGTGGGAATAGTAGATGCGGTGGCACGAGCAACTGTCTTTGTCGGGTGAGCAGTGACAGTAGGCGATGTGGCATTGAGGGGAGTGAGGGAACGTCTGCCAATGGTCACACTACCGGTCGACGCGGGCGTGGATGCTCTTTTGGACTCCGTGGCAGTATTCGTCCCAGACGCAGTGACATTACCAGTTGAAAAGGTAGTACTCCAAGGCCTCTGCCtagtcgaagaagacggcCTGACTCTAAtcgtttcttttccttccttctcattATCATTGCCACGATTCGTCGCCTGACTTACCGCCCGATTCATCGGCTGCGAATCCATAATTGGCCCTCTTACTGAAGCGGGGCCCCATAATCTCGAAGCTGCCGAAACATTTGACGCAACAGACCCGGCTCTGACCATCGCAGGCGGCATACCTCCCCTTCCTACTCCTCTTCTTACGACACTCTCCCCTTCTGACACGTACGCGTCGTCCACATCTTTGTCGGCTGGTAACGGCCGGAGACGGTTGGCGAATTTGGCGTTGGCAgaggcggtggtggtggcgagGCTGACAGCTCGAGGTTGATGTCGTCGAGTAGCTGCGGCGGTAATGGTGGTTGAGGCGATAGCTGGAGCAGGCGTAGATGCGGAAGAGTTAGTTGTCGGGGGAAGGGTAGACGAACGTTGAGCTGACGGTCGCGGTCTGACCGACGTCGTTACCTTTGCATTTACATTGCTGCTCGCACTCGACAATGCTACACCGCTCATCTTGGAATCTGGTCTGCTGTCACTCTCTTTCTTGGTCTCGTCTAGCCTCGTTAAATCAGAACCGGCCGCACCAGACACGCTTCGATCGCGCGCGTTTTTGGGTACAgccctcttcctcggccTTGGCTCGGCAGGTATCAATATATCACCATCCCTAAATACAAAGCTCATCACACtatcctcgtcatcgtcgtcctcttcctcttcaccttcaccacgttcaccatcttccccgAGCCGCCCTCGTGCCGGCCCGAAAGTCTTTGAGCGCCTCGCAAACCCTCTCAGACCATCCAGCCCAAGCGACTTATCATATTGTGCGGGGGAGAGATCACCCATGGAACGGACTTTGGAAGGAGTCAATTTGGAGGGTCCCGAGCGATGATGGGTTTGTAGTTGGACGCCGCCTGGAACGAAGTGGTTGTGCGGGGTACCGGGGATTGTGGGGAGAGTATGTGGTCTTGATGAGGGTGACGTCCGGGGGAAACTGTTTCGGCCGGTCGCACTATGATGCTTGTTAGCCTCTTTATTTCTGCAGGACAGAACAAGGATCTGGAGATCCGTCAGACTCGCCTCTTCCtgtcctcctcttttccctcatcttcatccataTGCCACGCCCAGACTCTCATGAATTTGTACAGgttcctctctcttcctcctcccttccgCCCAGCTCTATTCccgctcttcttttcatctttttttggAGACATTGACAAGGGCAGCGTCGTTGTCCCCGTTTTGGCACAGAGAAGAGACATATCTGTGAACCTCACAACCCAAAGTTCATCTTTACCCCCGCCTTGACCTTTGAGGATGTCGCTCAGTTTACTTGAGCTTTTCTTTGGTCGCATTGGCTTTGCGCAATCTCTGGAATTAGGCGGGTTGGTGGATAAGGGGGGGCTAGCAACAGACGGAGATACTTCGGAGAGGGGTGTTTCGCTAATCAAAAGACGGTTGGATTTCGGGACTAACAACATCTGTTCACGAAACTTAATATTGATTGCACAATatgtaaaaaaaaaatcgagCCAGCTCACTTTATCACCATCTAACCCTGCAATCCTCCCCCAAATATCCCTTGCCGCCTCgcgctcctcctcttcaaccttctcatcttctaAAGCCCTTACCACtccctcaatctcctcaaccaTCTCCACCGTCTTCTCATACTCTTTCAAACTAGGATCAGTATGATATAGTAGGTTTTGGAACATGAGCGGGTATTTGAGCAGCCGTTGAAAAGGTTTAGATAGCGAGATGAGCAGACCTGGTGAGCCAGAGGCGAGTGCGAGGGATTCGAGGTGGGTGAGATAAGCTGTCAGGGCGCTAGGATGGCgggcggaagaggagcgtgcggagggaaaggaggcacgtttgggtttggggaATGAGGTTGGTGGGGGAGGGTGAGAGAGTGAGAGGGCGTTAGACACTTGTTGTAAGGCTTTCTCGAGGTGGAGGACGTAGATGCTGTATTGTCGTAACACGTATGACTGTATGTCAGTAGAAATTTATCAAAACGGAACTTACATGTGCGATGAAAACATCTGCCAGGCTTCTGACAAGGGGGTACTGATCAtcatatcttcttcttaaTGCTGCGGTCAACTTCAAATGTCCTTCCAATATCCCACTATTAATCGCTTTGAGGACCAAAGCCAGATCCTCCGGTAATTCTACATCTTCTCTGTTGGGGATATCGGATGACGAGGTTCTAGGGCGTTTGGAGAGCTTGGCGGATGATGCGCGTGAAGCAGCACTGGGAGCTCGAGAGGGTGCACTGGGAGGTGCCcttgggagaggaggtaATGACTGATGTTTCAACGACATCGTGCTTGTTTTTTCCACGAGCCGACTTTCCGCATTGGTCAATGTGTTGAATGCTGTCAACCTTGCCGAATTTGAATTTAAAGGGCTAAATCCAAGATCAGCGCCCAGTGAAGGCGCAGAGCCAAATCCGAAACCTAACAAATCTTCATTGGGTGTTAATGGCGCAGCAGAACTTGTTGAGCTATCTGACGGTGATCTGAATTGGGGGGCTGTGGAAGCAAATTTTGAAGCGATTGGCAAATTGATAGAAGATCCGCCGATAGAAGGCGCgtaagatgaagaagcagggGATGTTGCGGATCTCATGTGCGCaagagggtggaaaggatCGTAGAAGTCGAGGCGgggagaggtggaggaatgTACAAGGGGCTTGCAGAATGCTTCGTTTATAGCTAGTAAATCGTTCAAGTACCTATCTGTCAGCTCATGTTATGACTAATGGACGCACCTTTCTTCACTGCCGACAATCTCCCACAATACCTCTTGCCTTGCGCGTTCTTGCATTCCAAGATTATCGACTAAATCTGGGTCTGTCATCTCGCTCCAAGAGTTTGCTACAGGTAAGAAACTAGTAGTGCTCCCAGTAGCTAAACTCATTTCAGAAGGGCTTGGACTGAATACACCTGAGAGAAGTTTGGTGGGTGACGAATCGCGAAATGACGGCGATGGAAGTGATGCCTTGCGAGAGGATGGGGGGCGGGGAAAAGAGTGAATAAATGATTGGCGAGAGGAGCTCGGTCGGGATACTGGATCCGGTCGATGAGCTGAATCGGTACGCTTGGGTAACACTTCTTGTGGACCCGACGTAGAACCCAGGCGAGAGTCCAACGCGACACTAGCCGCAGGCGTAGGAGGCGGTGATTTAAATGTCACTTTCCGCTCTCCATTGGCTGTCGGGTTTCTTGTTACTCCAGTCATATCCAGAGGCCCAGGAGTAAGCCCGTCTACTATTTGATTTTCAGAGTCGCCCACCAGAATCTCTTCTGGTGGTTCCTCTATACGTTCTCGAAATTGCAATGGCGGTGTCGCACCATTGACACTACTACTGGACCTAGATTTGAGAATAGATagtctctccttttccttgccttttgaTGATGGATTCGGCTTCTCCTTGTCGTTAAGATGTTTTAACCGAGAGAAGAGTGACTTCATAGTTGCGTCGGTGTATCGCTACACTCTCCTCAAGGTGTGATGAGTACCTGGATTGTCCTTGTAATGTTGATAACCAATGTCGAACCGTTGCTTTTTCGAGATCTTTTTTCACGGGTGATGTCGTATGCTAACGGTGAGTATCTCCAGATGGTGTACGATGCAAGAGCGTCCGGATCTTAGTTGGTATTATAAGCTGTAGTAATCAAGATGTTGGTCGTATGGTGGTCATGCTCTGCGGCGAAACCACAAGTCAAACGCGGTCAGCGCGCGTAATGGGAAGACATTACGTAATTTAATTAATTACGTAACGTTTGACTTTCCTATTCCGTCCAATACGTAATTGAGTAATTGCAGATCAAAATGTTTTCGCGGTGCGCCGGTGACGTTGGTGATTCACTTCGGCCAAGCGGGACTCGAtatctcatccttcttctttttttcccccTTCACTAACTACTCGACAACGCGTTCCCACGGAATATACATCTCCTGTACGCATAGCAGGATATCAAACACAGCATACAACAGCACCGCACCAGTCAGTGCACTCCTCGGGCGACTTTAACGTTGGCTTATGCCGCACAGGAACAGTGTCTTCGGCAGCATCACTCAATACAGCACACCACATCACACATGTCGACAGTATTATAAGTCACCACTCGTCAAGTCACAACAGAGTACTCCATCGCTGTCTGGGCACGTGATCTGAAATGACTCTCCTCTCAAAACCATCTCGGTCATATGCCAACGTGGAGCACGACATGGAAGGTCTCAGCGCAGTCGGCAGTGGCCCCTATTCATCCAcgcagcaaggaaaaaagtTGAGCAAGAAAGGTGATGGATTCAAGACGTACCGTCCGCGTGAGTATTCCGCCACGTTGTCTATATACCGCTGACCTTTCACTAGCCATAAGTGAAACACACCTTCGGCGGTCACTAGGGTACGACCCTCATCCCACTTCTCACTTTGCGCCCCTCCCATCCGCCTTCCAATCCCACCGCATCAAGAAAGAGCAGGCTCTTGCGGGTCAGCGCGCCGAAGCCGACCACCTCCTTCAGCCAGGTTATCGATCTTATCATCCTTCAGACGAAGCTGATTCTTCCATCGCTCCTCGACGCACAGCAGGCGGTCTTGGCGGTCTACGCCCAAGTCCTAGCACGTCTAGCTTCAATGGTTCTGCAGCAATGGGAAACGGACGTCGAGCGGCCGGGGTGTATATGGATTCAAGTGGGAAACTGCATGATACCGAATACGACCCGTTTGCTGGTGTCAAGGATATGACCAGAGCAAAGTCGAATCGCCGAAGCGCGTTTGGGAGCGACAGGCATCACCGGGCCggttcctcttcatcatcttccagcGATAGCGGCCAAGCATCGTATCGACGACCGAGTCATGATatgagggaggaagaagaggttaGACGCAAGCTGCAAATAGAGAGGCAACAAATGGACGATGTTTCGTCTTACGTCGCTAGACGAAAAAGTTTGCTTTCAGAacgagaaggaagtggTAGGGGTAGTCCATCAATCAGGTCGAGCGAGGATGGACCACCGACAGGAGGTAGCTTTGTTACGGCTCGCACAAGATCTCAACAGGGATACTACTACCCTTCACCTTTATCACCCTCTTTTGCGACGCAAGGTACGAGCTTCGCCAACGGTTACCCTTCACGTACTCCTACAACATCtacctttcctccttctgcgGGTGAAGGCACACCACCTGAAAAGTCGACAGAAATGACACGAGTTAAATCACCCCCGCCTCCACCCAAATACGAACCTCCTGTTGAAAGACCCAAGCCAAAGTCCAAAGTTGAAGTGAAAGATGGTACTACCAAAATCATTGGCTTTGACGGACCCGTACGTCCAACCTCACCTAACCCACCACCTACGGAACAATTTTCCAGCCTCCGCGTCcgttccccttccccttcatcctcatcacaCCACCTCACCACGCCAGGCGCACCTGCTTCTGCCGGAGGAGCATTATCTGCCACTTCGAGGTCCTCTGCAGATTTGACTCGTCAAATGCGCTCACCAAGGCCGATTGAAAGACGGCATCAGGCGAGAGAAGATATTTATCCCGAAACGCCTGCACAGACTAAACGACGACAAGAACGTGAGCAACGCCGGCTTGTTTCAGGCCATGGACCTCCTGCTCATGCGACACAACCTTCAGCAAGCCACAACAGTGCTCTCGCGGTTGATACTGCTCTTGCAGAGAATGGCCGCGCAAGGATCTTGCCAGAGATTGAAAtcgttgaggatgatgatccGAGAATCGTCTTTCCTAAAGAAGGCAAAACAACAAGGGTGCAGAAGACGCATGATCATGTCATCAAAGGCCCATTCTCACATGCTCTCCAAGCGCGAAAGGGCTCTCATGCATCCTCTACTGCGCTCAACACGTTTACCAGTGCAGGCAACGGCGGTTTTCCCTCTGCTATTGGCCATTCTTCGTCAATACACgacttttcttctcttaaCCGCCCCAAGTCACTAACTGGCTCAAAACCTGGTTCATCCGTTATAGATGATGCGGGCGGATATCTCCCCAGTCGATGGGCGAGCGGAGATAAGAATTTGAGGGTgacagaggatgagagagaaaagTACAGGCCGAGGGAGTGGGGTGGGAAGTATGGTGAtctgggaggaagggaagatgagtGGAGGTAAGTTTATCATCTAATGTCTATCGTGTTTAGAAGGTAGGAATGCTGATTCTTTTGCTCGTTTAGACCGACACCGAAAGACCAAATGAAGCGCAACCTGAAAGACATAGCGACAAGTGCTAGGTTTAGTTTGTATaggacaaagaagaagttgttACGGAAAGCCGATCTTTAGAAAGATACCCTCAGCCATCCCTCCAAGTCAAGTATCTTTGGTTGTTCCATAGTttttccttcatcaccttcctATCATCAGAATGTTCAGTCAGGTTATGTGTCGCTGATTTTTGTAGCAGTTTCTGTTGTCTTTGCGGTTGTATGTGCTCGTTTTTTTTCATATGATTTGGGTTTACATACCAATCATGATCA
This window harbors:
- a CDS encoding pre-mRNA-processing protein 45; amino-acid sequence: MAALARALPAPLHTSTTEYEEAPAPLPATPGPQLPKYGQRKGWKPKTAADFNGGGAYPECHVAQYPLDMGKKNKGQGSTLALQVDQDGLVRYDAIAQHGRAPGSRVQSSFKDLVPLANRTDVTESERQMERPDDLSVAETAERTRLALERITHGKIKAAQPKHVPKTNSDATYIRYTPANQSADEGKQRIIKMTEVQEDPLEPPRFKHKKIPRGPAEPPPPVLQSPPRAATAQDQKDWMIPPCISNWKNNKGYTIPLDKRLAADGRGLQDVHINDNFAKFSESLYIADRHIREEVRARAQLQQLLAQKQKTSKEEELRLLAQRAREDRSGLSSSVSGSVAAASGSRLPAETGINLGGYGSESGSEEESDEEEEDEDAIRERNIVREEKRREREKEMRMSNMGSEMRAKMLAKEANRDISEKIALGLAKPSASKETLLDSRLFNREALSTGFASEDSYNLYDKPLFAGSSAAAAIYRPAGSSRNDESFGGGTEEGIKEEMSKDRFQLGNATRGFEGAEGAEAREGPVQFEKDTIVALDGSADPFGVEQFMDAARRGGKRTAEDRDEERRKRARDE